A stretch of the Actinotalea sp. JY-7876 genome encodes the following:
- a CDS encoding histidine phosphatase family protein, whose amino-acid sequence MAARAVVLWRHGRTAWNADARLQGSTDIALDDVGRWQIAEAAQHLAQRHAPSRIVSSDLARAVATARALGDLTGVEVEVDPRLRERRFGAWEGLTASEIQERWPEAYATWRGGRDPDRDGAEARATVAARVSEAVAEHAAAVEDGGTLVAVSHGAAITLGLVALLGLDPAGWRGLGGLHNAHWSLLRASHRDIPPAWYVESHNLGPAVAVDDWNAGVPTDAMPSSTGDALRS is encoded by the coding sequence ATGGCGGCGCGCGCCGTCGTCCTGTGGCGGCACGGCCGCACTGCCTGGAACGCCGACGCCCGGCTGCAGGGCAGCACGGACATCGCGCTGGACGACGTCGGCCGGTGGCAGATCGCGGAGGCCGCGCAGCACCTCGCGCAGCGGCACGCGCCCAGCCGCATCGTCTCCTCCGACCTCGCCCGGGCCGTGGCGACGGCGCGCGCGCTGGGTGACCTCACGGGGGTCGAGGTCGAGGTCGACCCGCGCCTGCGCGAGCGCCGCTTCGGCGCGTGGGAAGGGCTGACCGCGAGCGAGATCCAGGAGCGCTGGCCCGAGGCGTACGCGACCTGGCGCGGCGGGCGCGACCCGGACCGCGACGGCGCGGAGGCGCGGGCGACCGTGGCGGCTCGCGTCAGCGAGGCGGTCGCGGAGCACGCGGCGGCGGTCGAGGACGGCGGCACGCTCGTGGCCGTCTCGCACGGCGCGGCCATCACGCTCGGGCTCGTCGCGCTCCTCGGGCTGGACCCGGCGGGCTGGCGCGGCCTGGGCGGGCTCCACAACGCGCACTGGTCGCTGCTGCGCGCGAGCCACCGGGACATCCCGCCGGCCTGGTACGTCGAGTCCCACAACCTCGGGCCCGCGGTGGCGGTCGACGACTGGAACGCCGGCGTCCCGACGGACGCGATGCCGTCCAGCACGGGAGACGCGCTGCGCAGCTGA
- a CDS encoding (Fe-S)-binding protein — translation MRIAVFTTCLVDGLFPHAAAATVRLLERLGHEVVVPSGQACCGQMHVNSGYPRQAAPIVRNHVRTFWPVAEGEWDAVVAPSGSCVASTRHQQGRVARQAGDPGLARAAEEVAARTYELSELLVDVLGVTDVGAWFPHSVTFHPTCHALRMLRVGDRPTTLLRAVGGLELVNLPDADQCCGFGGTFALKNSETSSAMVADKAASVVGTGAEFVTAGDWSCLMNIDGALSRLGAPVRSVHLAEILASTREDPWRPPARRGTRAASAASARTGRAR, via the coding sequence ATGCGCATCGCCGTCTTCACCACGTGCCTGGTCGACGGCCTGTTCCCCCACGCAGCCGCCGCGACGGTGCGCCTGCTCGAGCGGCTGGGCCACGAGGTCGTGGTGCCGTCCGGCCAGGCCTGCTGCGGCCAGATGCACGTGAACTCGGGCTACCCCCGGCAGGCCGCGCCGATCGTGCGCAACCACGTCCGCACCTTCTGGCCGGTCGCCGAGGGGGAGTGGGACGCCGTCGTCGCCCCGTCCGGGTCGTGCGTGGCCTCGACGCGGCACCAGCAGGGCCGCGTCGCCCGGCAGGCCGGGGACCCCGGGCTCGCGCGTGCGGCCGAGGAGGTCGCCGCGCGCACCTACGAGCTGTCCGAGCTGCTGGTCGACGTCCTGGGCGTGACCGACGTCGGCGCCTGGTTCCCGCACTCGGTGACGTTCCACCCGACCTGCCACGCCCTGCGGATGCTGCGGGTCGGCGACCGCCCGACCACGCTGCTGCGGGCCGTCGGCGGCCTCGAGCTGGTCAACCTGCCGGACGCCGACCAGTGCTGCGGGTTCGGCGGGACGTTCGCCCTGAAGAACTCCGAGACCTCCTCGGCGATGGTCGCGGACAAGGCGGCGTCCGTGGTCGGCACCGGGGCCGAGTTCGTCACGGCGGGGGACTGGTCCTGCCTGATGAACATCGACGGCGCGCTGTCCCGGCTGGGCGCGCCGGTGCGCTCGGTGCACCTGGCGGAGATCCTCGCGAGCACGCGCGAGGACCCGTGGCGGCCGCCCGCGCGGCGCGGGACCCGCGCCGCATCGGCCGCCTCCGCGCGGACGGGACGCGCCCGATGA
- a CDS encoding metal ABC transporter solute-binding protein, Zn/Mn family, with amino-acid sequence MPNFGGAAALGACLAAVLAGCAPPAEASGTAGDDRPVVLATFTVLADMAGVVAGPDARVESLTGVGTEIHGYEPSPDDLRRAAGADLLLANGLGLEVWLEDLVAPLDLPTVVLTEAVDPLPIAGSDHANPHAWMSPRTGADYAVAIADALGDLAPADAAAFDARAQAYAAELLELHDELTVRLAALPPDQRLLVTCEGAFSYLARDAGLDEAYLWPVNAERQGTPRQVADVVRRVRDAEVPAVFCESTVSSTAQEQVARETGARFGGTLYVDSLSGPDGPVPTYLDLLRHDVDVVVAGLTGAPAGEGDR; translated from the coding sequence ATGCCGAACTTTGGGGGTGCCGCGGCGCTCGGCGCGTGCCTCGCCGCGGTCCTCGCCGGCTGCGCGCCTCCGGCCGAGGCGAGCGGAACCGCCGGGGACGACCGTCCGGTGGTCCTCGCGACCTTCACCGTCCTCGCCGACATGGCGGGCGTCGTCGCCGGTCCGGACGCGCGCGTGGAGTCCCTCACGGGCGTCGGCACGGAGATCCACGGGTACGAGCCCAGCCCGGACGACCTGCGCCGTGCCGCCGGGGCGGACCTGCTCCTCGCCAACGGCCTCGGGCTCGAGGTCTGGCTCGAGGACCTCGTCGCGCCGCTCGACCTGCCGACGGTCGTGCTCACCGAGGCGGTCGACCCCCTGCCGATCGCCGGGAGCGACCACGCCAACCCGCACGCGTGGATGTCCCCGCGCACCGGCGCCGACTACGCCGTCGCGATCGCCGACGCCCTGGGCGACCTGGCCCCGGCCGACGCCGCCGCGTTCGACGCGCGGGCGCAGGCCTACGCCGCCGAGCTGCTCGAGCTGCACGACGAGCTCACCGTCCGGCTCGCGGCGCTCCCGCCCGACCAGCGGCTCCTGGTCACGTGCGAGGGCGCCTTCTCCTACCTCGCCCGCGACGCCGGCCTCGACGAGGCGTACCTCTGGCCGGTCAACGCCGAGCGGCAGGGCACGCCGCGCCAGGTCGCCGACGTCGTCCGTCGCGTCCGCGACGCCGAGGTGCCCGCGGTGTTCTGCGAGTCCACCGTCTCCTCGACGGCGCAGGAGCAGGTCGCCCGCGAGACGGGTGCGCGCTTCGGCGGCACCCTCTACGTCGACTCGCTGTCGGGCCCCGACGGCCCCGTGCCCACGTACCTCGACCTCCTGCGCCACGACGTGGACGTCGTGGTCGCCGGGCTGACGGGGGCCCCGGCGGGGGAGGGCGACCGGTGA
- a CDS encoding YceI family protein, with protein MSEGPAAPELSPEHLRRRLVVTLAVVVLAVALVVGGPWVYARFLAPDARAPLTLSTPTAAPTAQAQVLAGPVDVDGAWRIGEGSAVGYRLAEVLTGEPVTVVGRTEDVTGSAEVTDGALTAVDVVVSTATIVTDESARDAYFRRALDTTAYPEATFTLTAPVDVSAIGATTEPVAVAVDGTLSFHGVSRPVVASFQVQRTEAGIEVAGQVPVTLEDFGLEAPDLGFVTVEPAGAVEILLVLVR; from the coding sequence GTGAGTGAGGGGCCCGCCGCGCCGGAGCTCTCGCCGGAGCACCTGCGGCGCCGGCTCGTCGTCACGCTCGCCGTCGTCGTGCTGGCCGTCGCGCTGGTGGTCGGCGGACCGTGGGTCTACGCGCGGTTCCTCGCCCCCGACGCGCGGGCGCCGCTCACGCTGAGCACGCCCACCGCGGCGCCCACCGCGCAGGCCCAGGTGCTGGCCGGGCCGGTCGACGTCGACGGCGCCTGGCGCATCGGCGAGGGCTCCGCCGTGGGCTACCGGTTGGCGGAGGTCCTCACGGGTGAGCCGGTGACGGTCGTGGGACGCACCGAGGACGTCACCGGGTCGGCCGAGGTGACCGACGGCGCCCTGACGGCCGTCGACGTCGTCGTGAGCACCGCCACGATCGTCACGGACGAGTCGGCGCGCGACGCGTACTTCCGGCGCGCGCTCGACACCACGGCCTACCCCGAGGCGACCTTCACGCTGACGGCGCCGGTCGACGTCTCGGCCATCGGCGCGACGACGGAGCCGGTCGCCGTCGCGGTGGACGGCACGCTGAGCTTCCACGGCGTCAGCCGGCCGGTGGTGGCGTCGTTCCAGGTCCAGCGCACCGAGGCCGGGATCGAGGTGGCGGGGCAGGTCCCCGTCACGCTCGAGGACTTCGGGCTCGAGGCGCCCGACCTCGGGTTCGTCACCGTGGAGCCTGCGGGCGCCGTGGAGATCCTCCTGGTGCTGGTGCGCTGA
- the rsfS gene encoding ribosome silencing factor, producing the protein MTASDRALDIAIAAARAASDLKAQEIIALDVSERLVLTDVFLIASATNERQVSAIVDNVEETLHKQGVKAIRREGVREARWVLLDFGDVVVHVQHADDRVYYALERLWADCPVVELPEDARGGDGQAD; encoded by the coding sequence GTGACCGCCTCCGACCGAGCCCTCGACATCGCGATCGCCGCCGCACGTGCGGCGTCCGACCTCAAGGCGCAGGAGATCATCGCCCTCGACGTGAGCGAGCGCCTCGTGCTCACCGACGTCTTCCTCATCGCCTCCGCGACCAACGAGCGCCAGGTCTCCGCCATCGTCGACAACGTGGAGGAGACCCTGCACAAGCAGGGCGTCAAGGCGATCCGGCGCGAGGGCGTGCGCGAGGCGCGCTGGGTCCTGCTCGACTTCGGCGACGTCGTCGTGCACGTGCAGCACGCGGACGACCGCGTCTACTACGCGCTCGAGCGGCTCTGGGCCGACTGCCCCGTCGTCGAGCTCCCCGAGGACGCCCGGGGCGGGGACGGGCAGGCGGACTGA
- a CDS encoding LutB/LldF family L-lactate oxidation iron-sulfur protein, whose protein sequence is MSTYLGMPAVPPKPATEPVAPLRWGPTFPVAAHDALADGQMRTNLRRATRTIRDKRLHVTAELPDWEALRDAGSAIKADTMQRLPELLEQLEAAVTARGGTVHWARDAAEANRIVTDIVRAAGAREVVKVKSMATQEIGLNEHLEAEGVVAHETDLAELIVQLAGDRPSHILVPAIHRNRDEIRQIFASRMAEVPTGLTDDPRELAMAARAHLRELFLRADVAISGANFAVAETGTVAVLESEGNGRMCLTLPRTLVSVVGIEKVVPTYRDLEVFMQLLPRSSTGERMNPYTTMWTGVTPDDGPQEFHLVLLDNGRTRALADEIGRSALHCIRCSACMNVCPVYERTGGHAYGSVYPGPIGAILTPQLLGLESRDAATASLPFASSLCGACYDACPVKIDIPTALVHLRDRALHDGDGAHPSAMGTAMAAAAAAMSSGGRFRWALRGLALAGRVLGGRRIRRLPWPGSLWTATRDLPVLPRRSFRDGLARRPRGTSTGAGRGAGGDAS, encoded by the coding sequence ATGAGCACGTACCTGGGGATGCCCGCGGTGCCGCCGAAGCCTGCGACCGAGCCCGTCGCCCCGCTGCGGTGGGGGCCGACGTTCCCGGTCGCGGCTCACGATGCGCTCGCCGACGGCCAGATGCGGACCAACCTGCGCCGGGCGACCCGCACGATCCGGGACAAGCGACTGCACGTCACCGCCGAGCTGCCCGACTGGGAGGCGCTGCGCGACGCGGGGTCCGCGATCAAGGCCGACACCATGCAGCGGCTGCCGGAGCTGCTGGAGCAGCTCGAGGCGGCCGTGACCGCGCGCGGCGGGACGGTCCACTGGGCACGCGACGCGGCCGAGGCGAACCGCATCGTCACGGACATCGTCCGGGCCGCCGGCGCGCGCGAGGTCGTCAAGGTCAAGTCCATGGCGACGCAGGAGATCGGCCTCAACGAGCACCTGGAGGCCGAGGGCGTCGTCGCCCACGAGACCGACCTGGCCGAGCTCATCGTCCAGCTCGCCGGCGACCGGCCGTCGCACATCCTCGTGCCGGCGATCCACCGCAACCGCGACGAGATCCGGCAGATCTTCGCCTCGCGCATGGCGGAGGTGCCGACCGGGCTCACGGACGACCCGCGTGAGCTGGCGATGGCCGCCCGGGCGCACCTGCGCGAGCTGTTCCTGCGCGCCGACGTCGCGATCAGCGGGGCGAACTTCGCGGTCGCCGAGACCGGCACGGTCGCCGTCCTGGAGTCCGAGGGCAACGGGCGGATGTGCCTGACGCTGCCGCGGACCCTGGTCAGCGTGGTGGGCATCGAGAAGGTCGTGCCGACGTACCGGGACCTCGAGGTCTTCATGCAGCTGCTGCCCCGGTCCTCGACCGGTGAGCGGATGAACCCCTACACGACCATGTGGACCGGTGTGACGCCGGACGACGGGCCCCAGGAGTTCCACCTCGTGCTGCTCGACAACGGTCGGACGCGTGCGCTCGCGGACGAGATCGGGCGCTCCGCCCTGCACTGCATCCGCTGCTCGGCGTGCATGAACGTCTGCCCGGTCTACGAGCGGACCGGCGGCCACGCGTACGGGTCGGTGTACCCCGGTCCGATCGGCGCGATCCTCACCCCGCAGCTGCTGGGCCTGGAGTCCCGCGACGCGGCCACGGCGTCGCTGCCGTTCGCGAGCTCGCTGTGCGGCGCCTGCTACGACGCGTGCCCCGTGAAGATCGACATCCCCACCGCGCTGGTCCACCTGCGCGACCGCGCGCTGCACGACGGCGACGGCGCCCACCCGAGCGCGATGGGGACCGCCATGGCGGCGGCCGCCGCGGCGATGTCCTCGGGTGGCCGGTTCCGGTGGGCCCTGCGCGGCCTCGCGCTCGCCGGCCGCGTGCTGGGAGGACGCCGGATTCGGCGTCTGCCCTGGCCCGGCTCGCTGTGGACCGCCACGCGTGACCTGCCGGTGCTGCCGCGCCGCTCGTTCCGGGACGGCCTGGCGCGACGCCCTCGCGGCACGAGCACCGGCGCGGGCCGCGGCGCGGGCGGGGACGCGTCATGA
- a CDS encoding LLM class F420-dependent oxidoreductase, with amino-acid sequence MTRPLRIGVQIQPQHADYAAIRRAVAQAEEAGVDIAFNWDHFFPLYGDPDGKHFECWTMLAAWAEATERIEIGALVTCQGYRNADLLADMARTVDHISDGRLILGIGAGWFERDYTEYGYEFGTAGSRIAELATGMERIRSRWAALNPAPTRDIPVLIGGGGERKTLRVVAEHATIWHSFADPEVFAHKSAVLDRHCADVGRDPTEIERSVGLGTEGVPGEQADQLVDLGVSLFTVDVSGPDYDLGRLREWISWRDERNAG; translated from the coding sequence ATGACGCGCCCGCTCCGCATCGGTGTCCAGATCCAGCCGCAGCACGCCGACTACGCCGCCATCCGGCGCGCCGTCGCGCAGGCCGAGGAGGCGGGGGTCGACATCGCCTTCAACTGGGACCACTTCTTCCCGCTCTACGGCGACCCCGACGGCAAGCACTTCGAGTGCTGGACCATGCTCGCCGCCTGGGCGGAGGCCACCGAGCGCATCGAGATCGGCGCGCTGGTGACGTGCCAGGGCTACCGCAACGCCGACCTGCTGGCGGACATGGCGCGCACCGTGGACCACATCAGCGACGGCCGGCTGATCCTGGGCATCGGAGCGGGATGGTTCGAGCGCGACTACACCGAGTACGGCTACGAGTTCGGCACCGCCGGCTCCCGGATCGCCGAGCTCGCCACGGGCATGGAGCGCATCCGGTCGCGCTGGGCCGCCCTGAACCCCGCCCCGACGCGCGACATCCCGGTCCTCATCGGCGGCGGCGGTGAGCGCAAGACCCTGCGGGTCGTCGCGGAGCACGCCACGATCTGGCACTCGTTCGCGGACCCGGAGGTCTTCGCGCACAAGTCGGCCGTCCTCGACCGGCACTGCGCCGACGTCGGCCGCGACCCGACCGAGATCGAGCGTTCCGTCGGGCTGGGCACCGAGGGCGTGCCGGGGGAGCAGGCTGACCAGCTGGTCGATCTCGGGGTCTCGCTCTTCACCGTGGACGTCAGCGGGCCGGACTACGACCTGGGACGCCTGCGCGAGTGGATCTCCTGGCGCGACGAGCGCAACGCCGGGTGA
- a CDS encoding metallophosphoesterase — protein MTADEDPTPSPGGAGRRRAHPAVRVLRTLALVLALLLPCAAWGVATASAEATLGPHLARYEVTVDSEVTVDLGPLGTLVIDSPLPLGLGARVVVQEIPAELTALEPAETLEVLGGDLRGYVQFFSAPQAAVQSAVERLLLDAARRTAFAMVTVAVGAWLVRAGLGAARRAELLDTARPYAGLVAGGTAVVVLVVGTVSASSDAALRDGQDATASAVFDGTPLAGARITGRLAGLVDTYGGMAVDAWRANEEFYDGAAESLRAAWEERAESDRELEVARETLLVAGDEQDPSAADEQAQGEGSGEVPEGADGDGTVGDGTDGEGGDGQAEDGQAQDGSAGSGDPGDPGDPGDPVSDGDGSGQAAEDAAPGVTADGSDEDDAPEPVVLLFVSDLHCNVGMARVIRTAAELSGAEVVLNGGDTTVNGTSVEEYCVDAFVGAMPEGVPMLVADGNHDSETTSSQERHAGARVLDGEVVEVAGLRVLGDSDPNATRIGAGTSLAGEETVRQAARRLADVACAERDGVDLLLVHNPNVGNAALEEGCVPAQVSGHKHRRIGPEAVGLGVRYVSGSSAGATLGQATVGPLRGVAELTVLRWDPTSRTVLDYRVIEVAPDGVARVGLASPWPSPGTADQAADLAEQPEDQAEDQADQTGDQTGDPTGAPGEGRVEDAADGADG, from the coding sequence ATGACAGCGGACGAGGACCCCACCCCCTCGCCCGGCGGTGCCGGGCGGCGGCGCGCGCACCCGGCCGTGCGCGTGCTTCGGACGCTCGCCCTCGTCCTGGCGCTGCTCCTCCCGTGCGCCGCGTGGGGCGTCGCCACCGCATCCGCCGAGGCCACGCTCGGCCCGCACCTCGCCCGGTACGAGGTCACGGTGGACAGCGAGGTGACGGTCGATCTCGGGCCCCTCGGGACGCTGGTCATCGACTCGCCGCTCCCGCTCGGGCTCGGCGCCCGGGTCGTGGTCCAGGAGATCCCGGCCGAGCTGACGGCACTCGAACCGGCCGAGACGCTCGAGGTCCTCGGCGGGGACCTGCGGGGGTACGTGCAGTTCTTCAGCGCCCCGCAGGCGGCCGTCCAGTCGGCGGTCGAGCGCCTGCTGCTGGACGCCGCGCGGCGCACCGCCTTCGCGATGGTCACCGTGGCCGTCGGGGCGTGGCTCGTGCGCGCCGGGCTCGGGGCCGCGCGCCGTGCCGAGCTCCTGGACACCGCCCGTCCCTACGCGGGGCTGGTCGCCGGCGGCACCGCGGTCGTCGTGCTCGTGGTCGGCACCGTGTCGGCGAGCAGCGACGCGGCGCTGCGGGACGGGCAGGACGCGACGGCGTCGGCGGTCTTCGACGGCACCCCGCTGGCCGGCGCCCGGATCACGGGCCGGCTCGCGGGTCTCGTCGACACCTACGGCGGTATGGCCGTGGACGCCTGGCGCGCGAACGAGGAGTTCTACGACGGCGCCGCCGAGTCCCTGCGGGCCGCCTGGGAGGAGCGGGCGGAGTCCGACCGCGAGCTCGAGGTGGCCCGCGAGACCCTGCTCGTCGCCGGCGACGAGCAGGACCCGAGCGCGGCGGACGAGCAGGCGCAGGGGGAGGGGAGCGGCGAGGTTCCCGAGGGCGCGGACGGCGACGGCACGGTCGGCGACGGCACGGACGGCGAGGGCGGGGACGGTCAGGCCGAGGACGGTCAGGCCCAGGACGGCAGCGCCGGCTCGGGTGACCCCGGTGACCCCGGTGACCCCGGTGACCCGGTGTCGGACGGTGACGGGTCGGGGCAGGCAGCGGAGGACGCCGCTCCCGGTGTCACGGCCGACGGCTCGGACGAGGACGACGCGCCCGAGCCGGTGGTGCTGCTCTTCGTCAGCGACCTGCACTGCAACGTCGGCATGGCGCGCGTGATCCGCACGGCCGCGGAGCTCTCCGGCGCCGAGGTCGTGCTCAACGGCGGGGACACCACGGTGAACGGGACGTCGGTCGAGGAGTACTGCGTCGACGCGTTCGTCGGCGCGATGCCCGAGGGCGTCCCCATGCTCGTCGCCGACGGCAACCACGACAGCGAGACCACCTCCTCGCAGGAGCGTCACGCGGGTGCGCGCGTGCTCGACGGCGAGGTGGTCGAGGTGGCCGGGCTGCGCGTGCTCGGGGACAGCGACCCCAACGCGACGCGCATCGGCGCCGGCACCAGCCTCGCCGGCGAGGAGACGGTGCGGCAGGCGGCGCGGCGCCTGGCCGACGTCGCGTGCGCGGAGCGCGACGGCGTCGACCTCCTGCTCGTCCACAACCCGAACGTGGGCAACGCGGCGCTCGAGGAGGGGTGCGTCCCGGCGCAGGTCTCGGGGCACAAGCACCGGCGCATCGGCCCGGAGGCCGTCGGCCTGGGGGTGCGGTACGTCAGCGGCAGCTCCGCGGGCGCGACCCTGGGCCAGGCGACCGTCGGGCCGCTCCGCGGGGTGGCCGAGCTCACCGTGCTGCGGTGGGACCCGACGTCACGCACCGTGCTCGACTACCGAGTGATCGAGGTCGCACCCGACGGCGTGGCCCGGGTCGGTCTCGCCTCGCCCTGGCCCTCGCCCGGGACGGCAGACCAGGCGGCGGACCTGGCGGAACAGCCCGAGGACCAGGCCGAGGACCAGGCCGACCAGACCGGGGACCAGACCGGGGACCCGACCGGGGCGCCGGGCGAGGGCCGCGTCGAGGACGCCGCGGACGGCGCCGACGGGTGA
- a CDS encoding metal ABC transporter ATP-binding protein, with protein sequence MSGPALRVRDLTVRYRDVVALEDVAVDVAPGVACGLVGMNGSGKSTLLKACAGLVRPRTGRVEVLGRTPDEARRDGLVGYVPQADDVDKDFPVVVADVVLMGRHHRMGRRRRVRPADRAAVDAALDRVGLADLAGRQIGRLSGGQRQRVLLARALAQEARVLLLDEPFTGLDVVSVATVTAVLHELVAEGATVVVSTHDLRTLPDLCATAVLLQRRVLAAGPTADVVTPANLARAFGLDAPTEVP encoded by the coding sequence GTGAGCGGCCCGGCCCTGCGCGTGCGGGACCTGACGGTGCGGTACCGCGACGTCGTCGCGCTCGAGGACGTCGCGGTCGACGTCGCCCCCGGCGTGGCGTGCGGCCTGGTCGGGATGAACGGCTCGGGCAAGTCGACGCTCCTCAAGGCGTGCGCGGGGCTCGTGCGGCCCCGCACCGGGCGGGTGGAGGTCCTGGGCCGCACCCCGGACGAGGCGCGGCGCGACGGGCTGGTCGGGTACGTGCCCCAGGCCGACGACGTCGACAAGGACTTCCCGGTCGTGGTCGCCGACGTCGTGCTCATGGGCCGCCACCACCGGATGGGGCGCCGCCGCCGGGTCCGCCCGGCCGACCGCGCCGCGGTCGACGCCGCGCTGGACCGCGTCGGGCTCGCCGACCTCGCCGGGCGCCAGATCGGGCGGCTCTCGGGCGGCCAGCGCCAGCGCGTGCTGCTCGCCCGCGCGCTCGCGCAGGAGGCGCGCGTCCTGCTCCTCGACGAGCCCTTCACCGGGCTCGACGTGGTGTCGGTCGCCACCGTGACGGCGGTCCTCCACGAGCTCGTGGCCGAGGGCGCCACGGTGGTCGTCTCGACCCACGACCTGCGCACGCTGCCCGACCTGTGCGCGACGGCCGTGCTGCTGCAGCGGCGCGTCCTGGCGGCGGGGCCGACCGCCGACGTCGTCACCCCGGCGAACCTCGCGCGGGCGTTCGGCCTCGACGCGCCGACGGAGGTGCCGTGA
- a CDS encoding LUD domain-containing protein, translated as MSARDAVLGAVRSALGRAPGAPGPAPADVVRGYRAATDVAPGSEGALALLADRLLDYRAAVIRCRASEVAATVAAQLADAGAVAVPPGLPQAWLDAVRASGLTVLVDAPGDLLTARRLDGTGAVLTACRVAVADTGTIVLDGGPDQGRRVLSLVPDRHVCVVRADQVVASVPEAVALLGEHPERPQTWISGPSATSDIELVRVEGVHGPRDLRVVVVVD; from the coding sequence ATGAGCGCGCGCGACGCCGTCCTGGGCGCGGTCCGCTCGGCGCTCGGCCGCGCCCCGGGTGCGCCGGGCCCTGCGCCCGCCGACGTCGTCCGGGGCTACCGGGCGGCGACCGACGTCGCGCCCGGCTCCGAGGGTGCGTTGGCCCTGCTGGCGGACCGGCTGCTCGACTACCGGGCGGCCGTGATCCGCTGCCGGGCGAGCGAGGTCGCGGCCACCGTGGCGGCGCAGCTCGCGGACGCCGGCGCCGTCGCAGTCCCACCCGGGCTGCCGCAGGCGTGGCTCGACGCGGTCCGGGCGAGCGGGCTCACGGTGCTCGTCGACGCGCCGGGCGACCTGCTGACCGCCCGTCGCCTCGACGGGACCGGGGCGGTCCTCACGGCCTGCCGGGTCGCGGTGGCCGACACGGGCACGATCGTGCTCGACGGCGGCCCCGACCAGGGCCGCCGCGTGCTGAGCCTGGTGCCGGACCGGCACGTCTGCGTCGTCCGCGCGGACCAGGTCGTCGCGTCGGTGCCCGAGGCGGTCGCCCTCCTCGGGGAGCACCCCGAGCGCCCGCAGACCTGGATCAGCGGGCCGAGCGCGACGAGCGACATCGAGCTGGTCCGGGTGGAGGGCGTCCACGGACCGCGCGACCTGCGCGTGGTCGTCGTCGTGGACTGA
- a CDS encoding copper resistance protein CopC has protein sequence MRQELVVRGRGAGAVVALLAALLVQGALGVAPAAAHDRLVGTDPAADATVEAPPAQVVLTFSADQLPLGAAVSVTGPDGAQWSEGEAVVAGTTVTQALRPGLPGGAYAVAWRSPSSDGHVLEGTFAFQVAEQPTAAPSPQETTAPQETTAPQETTAAEATPVPSASAVTDASEADPEQPAWGLPPAAWIGGVALAAAGIVVPLVLRRRGNRE, from the coding sequence GTGCGTCAGGAGCTGGTCGTCCGAGGTCGGGGAGCGGGCGCCGTGGTCGCCCTCCTCGCCGCGCTGCTCGTCCAGGGAGCGCTCGGCGTCGCGCCGGCCGCGGCCCACGACCGGCTGGTCGGGACCGATCCGGCGGCCGACGCGACCGTCGAGGCGCCCCCCGCGCAGGTCGTCCTGACCTTCTCCGCCGACCAGCTGCCCCTCGGGGCGGCCGTGAGCGTGACGGGTCCCGACGGCGCGCAGTGGTCCGAGGGCGAGGCAGTCGTCGCGGGGACGACCGTGACGCAGGCCCTGCGGCCCGGCCTGCCGGGCGGCGCCTACGCCGTGGCGTGGCGCTCGCCGTCCTCGGACGGGCACGTGCTCGAGGGCACCTTCGCGTTCCAGGTGGCCGAGCAGCCGACCGCCGCCCCGTCGCCGCAGGAGACGACGGCGCCGCAGGAGACGACGGCGCCGCAGGAGACAACGGCCGCGGAGGCGACGCCTGTGCCGAGCGCGAGCGCCGTCACCGACGCCTCCGAGGCGGACCCCGAGCAGCCCGCGTGGGGTCTGCCCCCCGCCGCCTGGATCGGCGGCGTGGCGCTCGCCGCGGCCGGGATCGTGGTCCCGCTGGTGCTCCGCCGCAGGGGGAACCGTGAGTGA